Proteins encoded within one genomic window of Haloplanus vescus:
- the hemG gene encoding protoporphyrinogen oxidase: MRVGIVGAGITGLALSHYLRERGVDAVAFEATAEPGGVIRSSRVDGRILDHGPQRTRLTDELEELVDACGLRDDLLVADDDLPLYVYVDGRLRPVPFTPREFLSTDLLSVRGKLRLLAEPLTEGVRDDETAGEYFQRKFGTEAYHNLVEPLFGGIYGSDPMEMPGAYALDTMRRMERSGSLLRAALNRIIEDGERPPPVSFADGMAQLPRALYDHNADRIELETPVDRIVPEGSGYRLETDAGDERVDRVVVTTRADVAAGLLAPVDAESARALRRLYYNPLAYVHLASEAAPDGYGYQVRRDEPLHTLGVTWNTGLFDRDGVYTCFLGGMGNPGMVDRSDAELGRIAATEFEDVLGAPAEVLNVTRHPRGFPAYDESWAAMERVDLPENVTLATNYAGRMGVPSRIREAKRLAERFATD, from the coding sequence ATGAGGGTCGGCATCGTCGGCGCGGGCATCACCGGACTCGCCCTCTCCCACTACCTCCGGGAGCGCGGCGTCGACGCCGTCGCGTTCGAGGCCACCGCAGAACCCGGTGGCGTCATCCGGTCCTCTCGCGTCGACGGACGTATTCTCGACCACGGCCCACAGCGCACGCGCCTGACCGACGAACTCGAAGAACTGGTCGACGCCTGTGGGCTCCGAGACGACTTGCTCGTGGCCGACGACGACCTGCCCCTGTACGTCTACGTCGACGGCCGACTCCGCCCCGTTCCCTTCACGCCCCGGGAGTTCCTGTCGACCGACCTGCTCTCGGTCCGGGGGAAGCTCCGACTGCTCGCCGAACCGCTCACCGAAGGCGTTCGCGACGACGAGACGGCCGGCGAGTACTTCCAGCGGAAGTTCGGGACGGAGGCGTACCACAACCTCGTCGAACCGCTCTTCGGCGGCATCTACGGCTCCGACCCGATGGAGATGCCCGGGGCGTACGCCCTCGACACGATGCGGCGGATGGAACGCTCCGGGAGTCTGCTCCGCGCCGCCCTCAATCGCATCATTGAGGACGGCGAGCGCCCCCCGCCTGTCTCCTTCGCGGACGGCATGGCCCAACTCCCGCGGGCGCTCTACGACCACAACGCCGACCGAATCGAACTGGAGACGCCGGTCGACCGAATCGTCCCCGAGGGGTCGGGCTACCGACTGGAAACGGACGCTGGCGACGAACGCGTCGACCGCGTCGTCGTGACGACGCGAGCCGACGTCGCCGCCGGCCTCCTCGCGCCCGTCGACGCCGAGAGCGCCCGCGCGCTCCGCCGACTCTACTACAACCCCCTCGCGTACGTCCACCTCGCTTCGGAGGCAGCGCCCGACGGCTACGGCTATCAGGTTCGCCGCGACGAACCGCTCCACACTCTCGGCGTGACGTGGAACACCGGCCTGTTCGACCGCGACGGCGTCTACACCTGCTTCCTCGGCGGGATGGGGAACCCCGGGATGGTCGACCGCTCGGACGCCGAACTCGGCCGCATCGCCGCAACGGAGTTCGAGGACGTCCTCGGTGCCCCCGCCGAGGTGCTGAACGTCACGCGCCACCCGCGGGGCTTCCCCGCGTACGACGAGTCGTGGGCGGCGATGGAGCGGGTCGACCTACCCGAGAATGTGACCCTCGCGACCAACTACGCGGGCCGGATGGGCGTTCCGTCGCGTATCCGCGAGGCCAAGCGACTGGCCGAGCGGTTCGCTACCGACTGA
- the hemH gene encoding ferrochelatase, whose amino-acid sequence MTTGIVLLNFGEPAEPRRDVVVDYLERIFFANMDIEEMEATEAAARERASKLAQRRVPDLMEEYEEIGGSPLIDHATTQATMLADDLADRGYDVETYYGMQYTEPFITDAVEAARDDGIDHLIGLPVYPLCGPSTTVQSLDELDEALDEIGWDVPTDALTGWHKHPAYNRVRIDNIRTFLDENDLSLGDGTRLVFSAHGTPQYYLDEGSRYEEYVEEFCDVVATALGVEEYELGYQNHENRDVDWTEPDVEEVIEEVDADRVVVEPVSFMHEQSETLSELDVELREEAEAEGLEFYRVPIPYDDSRFIGALADLVEPFVAGYDPEYAGLRQCECRDEPGTMCLNAPHE is encoded by the coding sequence ATGACTACCGGAATCGTCCTGCTCAACTTCGGTGAGCCGGCGGAGCCGCGTCGAGACGTCGTCGTGGACTATCTCGAACGCATCTTCTTCGCCAACATGGACATCGAAGAGATGGAGGCGACGGAGGCGGCGGCACGCGAACGCGCCAGCAAACTTGCCCAGCGGCGCGTCCCCGACCTCATGGAAGAGTACGAGGAAATCGGCGGCTCGCCGCTCATCGACCACGCCACCACCCAGGCGACGATGCTCGCCGACGACCTCGCCGACCGCGGCTACGACGTGGAGACCTACTATGGGATGCAGTACACCGAGCCGTTCATCACGGACGCGGTGGAGGCCGCCCGCGACGACGGTATCGACCACCTCATCGGCCTGCCCGTCTACCCGCTCTGTGGCCCCTCGACGACGGTCCAATCGCTCGACGAACTCGACGAGGCCCTCGACGAAATCGGCTGGGACGTACCCACCGACGCCCTCACCGGCTGGCACAAACACCCCGCGTACAACCGCGTCCGCATCGACAACATCCGCACCTTTCTCGACGAGAACGACCTCTCGCTCGGCGACGGCACGCGCCTCGTCTTCTCCGCGCACGGCACGCCCCAGTACTACCTCGACGAGGGCAGTCGCTACGAGGAGTACGTCGAGGAGTTCTGTGACGTCGTCGCCACGGCGCTCGGCGTCGAGGAGTACGAACTCGGCTACCAGAACCACGAGAACCGCGACGTGGACTGGACCGAACCCGACGTGGAGGAGGTCATCGAGGAGGTTGACGCCGACCGAGTCGTCGTCGAACCGGTCAGCTTCATGCACGAACAGAGCGAGACGCTCTCGGAACTCGACGTGGAGCTCCGCGAGGAGGCCGAAGCCGAAGGGCTGGAGTTCTACCGCGTCCCCATCCCCTACGACGACTCGCGGTTCATCGGTGCACTCGCAGACTTGGTCGAACCGTTCGTCGCCGGCTACGACCCCGAGTACGCCGGCCTGCGCCAGTGTGAGTGCCGCGACGAACCGGGGACGATGTGTCTGAACGCACCCCACGAATGA
- a CDS encoding b(o/a)3-type cytochrome-c oxidase subunit 1, with translation MAYVDDFPTDARIVRWNMGVAFLALGIGGLLGMVQALHRTGYFRGFVSSTDYYTVLTTHGVLLALVFTTFALCGLFTWGVTRSLDRPLPNPTFSMAWFGLMLLGSLVTAVTILGGFVESIPLSADVLYTFYAPMQAHPAFYVGLVLFIVGSWLAGVDWFRTYWQWRADNPDERIPLQTFMVLTTMLMWYISSAGVAIEVIFFLLPWSLGLIQQVDPLLTRTLFWYFGHPVVYFWLMPAYFIWYTVLPKLSGGRLFSDPLARVVFVLFLLLSTPVGFHHQYVDPGIPEGFKFIAMTNTMFLLLPSLLTAFTVVASMEHGARQRGGEGRLGWLRKLPWDEPAFAGCALAGLMFAAGGFSGMINAGMNINYLIHNTLWVPGHFHLTVGTASALTFMAAGYWLFPQITGKRLRFKSLATIQPYLWFVGMTLMSNAMHRAGLASVPRRTAEPQYDAVSFEGVVGGISEMRLQIAIGGTLLFLALVLFLIVIFGTWFSGRSADPIQVSSAIPAPLSGPEHSPKILDNLKLWTAVAILLIVLAYGLPLWAMASDGLLAPGTPPIPI, from the coding sequence ATGGCATACGTCGACGACTTCCCGACTGACGCACGAATCGTTCGCTGGAACATGGGCGTGGCTTTCCTCGCCCTCGGTATCGGCGGCTTGCTCGGCATGGTGCAGGCCCTGCATCGCACGGGCTACTTCCGTGGCTTCGTCAGTTCGACGGACTACTACACCGTGCTGACGACTCACGGCGTGCTCCTCGCACTCGTGTTCACGACCTTCGCACTCTGTGGCTTGTTCACGTGGGGCGTGACTCGAAGCCTCGACAGGCCGCTCCCGAACCCGACGTTCTCGATGGCGTGGTTCGGGCTGATGCTACTGGGCTCGCTCGTCACCGCCGTCACCATCCTCGGCGGGTTCGTCGAGTCGATTCCGCTGAGCGCGGACGTGCTCTACACGTTCTACGCGCCGATGCAGGCACACCCGGCCTTCTACGTCGGCCTCGTGCTCTTCATCGTCGGCTCGTGGCTCGCGGGCGTCGATTGGTTCCGAACCTACTGGCAGTGGCGGGCAGATAACCCCGACGAGCGCATCCCACTGCAGACGTTCATGGTGCTGACGACCATGCTCATGTGGTACATCTCGTCGGCTGGCGTCGCCATCGAGGTCATCTTCTTCCTCCTGCCGTGGTCGCTCGGCCTGATTCAGCAGGTCGACCCCCTGCTCACGCGGACGCTGTTCTGGTACTTCGGCCACCCGGTCGTCTACTTCTGGCTCATGCCAGCGTACTTCATCTGGTACACCGTGTTGCCGAAGCTCTCCGGCGGTCGGCTGTTCAGCGACCCGCTCGCGCGCGTCGTGTTCGTCCTCTTCCTCCTGCTCTCGACGCCGGTCGGCTTCCACCACCAGTACGTCGACCCCGGCATCCCCGAGGGCTTCAAGTTCATCGCGATGACGAACACGATGTTCCTCCTCCTGCCCAGCCTGCTCACCGCCTTCACCGTCGTCGCGAGCATGGAACACGGGGCCAGACAGCGCGGCGGCGAGGGCCGCCTCGGCTGGCTCCGAAAACTCCCGTGGGACGAACCCGCCTTTGCCGGCTGTGCCCTCGCCGGCCTCATGTTCGCCGCCGGCGGCTTCTCCGGCATGATAAACGCGGGCATGAACATCAACTACCTCATCCACAACACGCTGTGGGTGCCGGGGCACTTCCACCTCACCGTCGGCACCGCATCGGCGCTGACGTTCATGGCCGCGGGCTACTGGCTGTTCCCGCAGATTACGGGCAAGCGCCTGCGCTTCAAGTCGCTCGCGACGATTCAGCCCTACCTCTGGTTCGTCGGCATGACGCTCATGTCGAACGCCATGCACCGCGCCGGCCTCGCGAGCGTGCCCCGACGTACCGCCGAACCGCAGTACGACGCCGTCTCGTTCGAGGGCGTCGTCGGCGGCATCAGCGAGATGCGCCTCCAGATCGCCATCGGCGGCACGCTCCTCTTCCTGGCGCTCGTCCTCTTCCTGATCGTCATCTTCGGGACGTGGTTCTCGGGACGGAGTGCCGACCCCATCCAGGTCAGCAGCGCCATTCCCGCCCCGCTCTCCGGACCGGAACACAGCCCGAAGATTCTGGACAACCTGAAGCTCTGGACGGCCGTCGCCATCCTGTTGATCGTGCTCGCCTACGGGCTACCGCTGTGGGCGATGGCCAGCGACGGACTCCTGGCGCCGGGCACGCCGCCGATTCCGATCTAA
- a CDS encoding cytochrome c oxidase subunit II, whose amino-acid sequence MEIHRYEKIWTVVALLLIVAFIGTVTYGAVGAGVKMVDDSGGTVDPGSLGDTEFADPGVTQVGEDSYEVHVVARQFLFQPGTSEPIRVPANSEVTFYITSADVIHGFELAGTNVNTMAIPGQVAKVTVRFDEPAEYGIVCHEYCGGGHHTMAGQLVVVPEDEYNSEGS is encoded by the coding sequence ATGGAAATTCATCGCTACGAGAAAATCTGGACGGTCGTTGCACTGCTGCTCATCGTCGCGTTCATCGGGACGGTGACCTACGGTGCGGTCGGCGCGGGCGTGAAGATGGTTGACGACTCCGGCGGCACGGTCGACCCCGGGTCGCTCGGCGATACCGAGTTTGCGGACCCCGGCGTGACACAGGTCGGTGAGGACTCCTACGAAGTGCACGTCGTCGCGCGGCAGTTCCTCTTCCAGCCCGGCACCAGCGAGCCGATTCGCGTCCCGGCGAACTCTGAAGTGACGTTCTACATCACGAGCGCGGACGTGATCCACGGCTTCGAACTCGCGGGCACCAACGTCAACACCATGGCGATTCCCGGACAGGTCGCCAAGGTCACCGTTCGCTTCGACGAGCCCGCCGAATACGGCATCGTCTGTCACGAGTACTGCGGTGGCGGCCATCACACGATGGCTGGCCAACTCGTCGTCGTCCCCGAGGACGAGTACAATTCGGAGGGTAGCTAA
- a CDS encoding halocyanin domain-containing protein, whose translation MTGDDEPWVTRRTALRTAAGSVAAGVVGAGTATAQGGVDYGGWFGGSTGGETATFDGTVDRTGEDAITVDVGAEGNGGSYAFSPTAVRVDPGTTITFEWVSDTHNVLIEDQPSDADWGGVESIENSGFSHEHTFETEGVYKYYCQPHLALGMKGAVVVGGSGGTAGGGGGGSGSESGGGGESAGGSSPALTFAFQLLGGAVAAAIAVVLGVTAWVFLNYDEVTTGDESESMAARTPTESVFESGVVRDLGHDDYDPYGTATLIAIYLGIISLLWVFMYFVEFLGGGPTVIG comes from the coding sequence ATGACCGGCGACGACGAACCGTGGGTCACGCGCCGGACGGCGCTCCGGACCGCCGCCGGCAGCGTCGCCGCGGGGGTGGTCGGCGCCGGAACCGCGACTGCACAGGGCGGCGTCGACTACGGCGGTTGGTTCGGCGGTAGCACCGGCGGCGAGACGGCGACGTTCGACGGCACCGTCGACCGCACGGGCGAAGACGCCATCACCGTCGACGTCGGGGCGGAAGGCAACGGCGGGTCGTACGCCTTCTCGCCCACCGCCGTCCGCGTCGACCCCGGCACGACGATAACCTTCGAGTGGGTGTCGGACACGCACAACGTCCTCATCGAAGACCAGCCCTCGGACGCGGACTGGGGCGGTGTCGAGAGCATCGAGAACTCCGGATTCAGCCACGAGCACACCTTCGAAACCGAGGGCGTCTACAAGTACTACTGTCAGCCGCATCTCGCACTCGGGATGAAAGGCGCCGTCGTCGTCGGCGGGAGCGGTGGAACCGCCGGCGGCGGTGGTGGCGGCAGTGGCAGCGAAAGCGGTGGTGGCGGCGAATCGGCCGGCGGCAGTTCACCCGCTCTCACCTTCGCCTTCCAACTGCTCGGCGGCGCCGTCGCCGCGGCCATCGCCGTCGTCCTCGGCGTCACGGCGTGGGTGTTCCTCAACTACGACGAGGTCACGACCGGCGACGAATCCGAGTCGATGGCCGCGCGGACGCCCACCGAGTCGGTGTTCGAGTCCGGCGTCGTCCGCGACCTCGGCCACGACGACTACGACCCGTACGGGACGGCAACGCTCATCGCCATCTACCTGGGCATCATCAGCCTGCTCTGGGTGTTCATGTACTTCGTCGAGTTCCTCGGCGGAGGACCGACGGTGATCGGCTAA
- a CDS encoding sulfite exporter TauE/SafE family protein, with amino-acid sequence MHPLAGAFAPADDAGLVVFLAIGVLGGAHCLGMCGPLVTLYADRLGAEGGRDHLDWHDVRQHLLFNAGRTASYTLVGGLMGALGAALFDAAAVAAVATDVRAVTGVVVGSVIVCTGAGYLVRGSVRGRSLPVVGSVFSRVYGALTDRVDEWVGGPRIVALGALHGLMPCPLLYPAFLYALAVGSPLRGALSLAVLGLGTVPTLLAYGTVFQSLDAGTRVGLHRALGVCFLALGYLPLARGLALFGVPLPHPPIPVYQPL; translated from the coding sequence ATGCACCCACTCGCCGGCGCGTTCGCTCCCGCCGACGACGCGGGACTGGTCGTCTTCCTCGCCATCGGCGTCCTCGGCGGGGCGCACTGTCTCGGGATGTGTGGCCCGCTCGTGACGCTGTACGCCGACCGCCTCGGTGCGGAGGGGGGCCGCGACCACCTTGACTGGCACGACGTCCGCCAGCACCTCCTGTTCAACGCCGGGCGGACGGCGAGTTACACCCTCGTCGGCGGCCTGATGGGAGCGCTCGGCGCCGCCCTCTTCGACGCCGCCGCCGTGGCCGCCGTCGCGACAGACGTGCGCGCGGTCACCGGCGTCGTCGTCGGGAGCGTCATCGTCTGTACGGGCGCCGGCTACCTCGTCCGCGGGTCGGTCCGCGGCCGGTCGCTCCCCGTCGTCGGCAGCGTCTTCTCGCGGGTGTACGGCGCCCTGACCGACCGCGTCGACGAGTGGGTCGGCGGGCCGCGCATCGTCGCCCTCGGCGCGCTCCACGGACTCATGCCCTGTCCCCTGCTCTACCCCGCCTTCCTCTACGCGCTCGCCGTCGGGTCGCCGCTGCGCGGGGCGCTCTCGCTGGCCGTCCTCGGCCTCGGCACCGTCCCGACCCTCCTCGCGTACGGCACCGTCTTCCAATCGCTCGATGCGGGGACGCGCGTGGGCCTCCACCGGGCGCTCGGCGTCTGCTTTCTCGCGCTGGGCTACCTGCCGCTGGCGCGAGGGTTGGCGCTGTTCGGCGTCCCCCTCCCCCACCCGCCGATTCCCGTCTACCAGCCACTATGA
- a CDS encoding heavy metal translocating P-type ATPase: protein MTCTLCDLPTPDPPVSDDDVAGTFCCRGCLEVARTLDDVDAASVDGPDDVRSALGDDDESADPADTEAAFVAVDGMHCATCEAFLEARATGHEGVVDAEASYPSNLVRVVYDPERRDEDDLPALLDGAGYRARPVDESGEDDTTETVGRLVIGGFFGMMTMAWYVLFLYPTYLGFDALLLDVTGVAGQYLLWNVWVMTSVVLGYTGYPILRGAYVSLRAGQPNMDLLVALAAGTAYVYSTATLLLGGTEVYFDITTVVVLVVTLGGYYETRLKARAAGQLTELTESRVSHARRRTADGEEVVDVEEVTAGDELVVGAGDRLPVDGTVVEGTAAVDESLVTGESVPVRREVGDEVIGGGLVTAGGLVVEADEGATSTLDRLVTHLWRVRSSRPGVQRLADRLAAVFVPVVVLLALGAVAVHLALGAAPSDAVLTGLAVLVVSCPCALGLATPLAVSAGVREALDAGIVVTDGDVFERAPEAEILAFDKTGTLTTGEMSLHDAVGSDEALARAAAVESFADHPMARAVVEGVDAPDRRVDGFERHPGRGVSGVVDGERVTVGRAALFEDGEIPDTYRERYERAVEAGNVPAYVGWEGSVRGVVVAGDQPRPEWERVVSSVAEDVARVVVITGDGGEADTDGTAARFREHPDVDDVFTGVPPEAKAEVVERLREDGTTVMVGDGSNDAPALAAADLGISLESGTRLAADAADAVVTTDDLTTVPEVFDLTAATNRRVRENLGWAFCYNALAVPAAALGVLNPLVAAVAMATSSLLVVANSARGLGHGSADDSLAGGDPEANALGHAGATADD, encoded by the coding sequence ATGACCTGCACGCTCTGTGACCTGCCGACGCCCGACCCGCCGGTGAGCGACGACGACGTGGCGGGCACCTTCTGCTGTCGGGGGTGTCTGGAGGTGGCGCGCACCCTCGACGACGTGGACGCCGCGTCGGTCGACGGCCCGGACGACGTGCGCTCGGCGCTCGGCGACGACGACGAGTCCGCGGACCCAGCCGACACCGAGGCGGCCTTCGTCGCCGTCGACGGCATGCACTGTGCCACCTGCGAGGCGTTCCTCGAAGCGCGCGCGACGGGCCACGAGGGCGTCGTCGACGCCGAAGCGTCGTACCCCTCGAACCTCGTCCGCGTCGTCTACGACCCCGAGCGTCGCGACGAAGACGACCTGCCGGCCTTGCTCGACGGCGCCGGCTACCGCGCGCGGCCCGTGGACGAATCGGGCGAGGACGACACGACGGAGACGGTGGGCCGCCTCGTCATCGGCGGCTTCTTCGGCATGATGACGATGGCGTGGTACGTCCTCTTCCTCTATCCGACCTACCTCGGATTCGACGCGCTGTTGCTCGACGTGACCGGCGTCGCCGGCCAGTACCTCCTCTGGAACGTGTGGGTGATGACGAGCGTCGTCCTCGGCTACACCGGCTACCCGATTCTCCGAGGGGCGTACGTCAGCCTCCGCGCCGGCCAGCCGAACATGGACCTGCTGGTGGCGCTCGCGGCGGGCACCGCCTACGTCTACAGCACGGCGACGCTCCTCCTCGGCGGCACGGAGGTGTACTTCGACATCACGACGGTGGTCGTGCTGGTGGTGACGCTGGGCGGCTACTACGAGACGCGCCTGAAAGCGCGGGCCGCGGGGCAGTTGACGGAGCTCACGGAGAGTCGGGTGAGCCACGCCCGCCGGCGCACCGCGGACGGCGAGGAAGTGGTCGACGTAGAGGAGGTGACGGCCGGCGACGAACTCGTCGTCGGCGCGGGCGACCGACTCCCGGTCGATGGAACGGTGGTCGAAGGGACCGCCGCCGTCGACGAGTCGCTCGTGACGGGCGAATCGGTGCCCGTCCGGCGCGAGGTGGGCGACGAGGTTATCGGCGGCGGCCTCGTCACCGCTGGCGGCCTCGTCGTCGAAGCCGACGAAGGCGCGACGAGCACGCTTGACCGTCTCGTCACCCACCTCTGGCGCGTCCGCAGTTCGCGCCCCGGCGTCCAGCGACTCGCCGACCGCCTCGCCGCCGTGTTCGTCCCCGTCGTCGTCCTCCTCGCTCTCGGCGCTGTGGCCGTCCACCTCGCCCTCGGCGCGGCGCCGAGCGACGCCGTCCTGACCGGGTTGGCGGTGCTCGTCGTCTCCTGTCCCTGCGCGCTGGGACTGGCGACGCCGCTCGCCGTCTCGGCGGGCGTCCGGGAGGCGCTCGATGCGGGAATCGTCGTCACCGACGGCGACGTGTTCGAGCGCGCGCCCGAGGCGGAGATTCTCGCCTTCGACAAGACGGGGACGCTGACGACGGGCGAGATGTCCCTCCACGACGCCGTCGGCTCCGACGAGGCACTGGCGCGCGCCGCGGCCGTCGAGTCGTTCGCTGACCACCCGATGGCCCGAGCGGTGGTCGAGGGGGTGGACGCCCCCGACCGACGCGTCGACGGCTTCGAGCGCCACCCCGGCCGCGGCGTGAGCGGCGTCGTCGACGGTGAGCGCGTGACCGTCGGGCGCGCGGCGCTGTTCGAGGACGGCGAGATTCCAGACACCTACCGCGAACGCTACGAGCGAGCGGTCGAGGCTGGGAACGTCCCCGCGTACGTCGGCTGGGAGGGGAGCGTGCGCGGCGTCGTCGTCGCGGGCGACCAGCCCCGTCCGGAATGGGAGCGCGTCGTCAGTTCGGTGGCCGAGGACGTGGCTCGCGTCGTCGTCATCACCGGCGACGGCGGCGAGGCGGACACCGACGGGACCGCCGCGCGCTTCCGCGAGCACCCCGACGTGGACGACGTGTTCACCGGCGTCCCGCCCGAGGCGAAAGCCGAAGTCGTCGAGCGCCTCCGCGAGGACGGCACGACGGTGATGGTCGGCGACGGGAGCAACGACGCGCCGGCGCTGGCGGCCGCCGACCTAGGTATCTCTCTGGAGAGCGGGACGCGCCTCGCGGCCGACGCCGCCGACGCCGTGGTGACGACGGACGACCTGACCACCGTCCCCGAGGTGTTCGACCTGACCGCGGCGACCAATCGCCGGGTCCGCGAGAACCTCGGCTGGGCGTTCTGTTACAACGCGCTCGCGGTGCCCGCCGCCGCCCTCGGCGTCCTCAACCCGCTCGTCGCGGCGGTGGCGATGGCGACGAGCAGTCTGCTGGTGGTCGCCAACTCCGCCCGCGGACTGGGCCACGGGAGCGCGGACGACTCGTTGGCAGGGGGCGACCCCGAGGCGAACGCACTCGGTCACGCGGGGGCGACGGCGGACGATTGA
- a CDS encoding MBL fold metallo-hydrolase, whose product MRVTLLGTGDTTGTPTVGCDCATCEGARDRGVERSRFSVHIENERTGESLLVDCSPDFRHQFLTQDVSLPDAALVTHIHFDHLDGLGNAYRVFDHLPVHAADVVDPVTDESVADTVRRKYDYLDRVSVHEQTPHDTFRVCGLDVQFVPVDHPPLLCYGVVVTDPETGAKCSITGDTSYDIPEESRAALADPDLLLADAIVPASSAEHHPQGGAHYDESGVPRTFGTKHMTREGALALASELGADRTRLVHLAHYYPAEEAFAEPLAVDGEQYDLYPSAAEERT is encoded by the coding sequence ATGCGGGTGACGCTACTCGGAACGGGTGATACGACCGGGACGCCGACGGTCGGCTGTGACTGTGCCACCTGCGAGGGGGCACGTGACCGTGGCGTCGAGCGCTCGCGGTTCTCCGTCCACATCGAGAACGAGCGGACGGGCGAATCGCTCCTCGTCGACTGCAGCCCCGACTTCCGCCACCAGTTTCTCACGCAGGACGTGTCACTCCCCGACGCCGCGCTGGTGACGCACATTCACTTCGACCACCTCGACGGCCTCGGGAACGCCTACCGCGTCTTCGACCACCTGCCAGTCCACGCCGCGGACGTGGTCGACCCCGTGACCGACGAGAGCGTCGCCGACACCGTCCGACGGAAGTACGACTACCTCGACCGGGTGTCGGTCCACGAGCAGACGCCACACGACACGTTTCGCGTCTGCGGCCTCGACGTGCAGTTCGTCCCCGTCGACCACCCGCCGCTCCTGTGTTACGGCGTCGTCGTCACCGACCCGGAGACGGGCGCGAAGTGTTCCATCACGGGCGACACCAGCTACGATATCCCCGAGGAGTCACGGGCGGCACTTGCCGACCCCGACCTGTTGCTCGCGGACGCCATCGTCCCCGCGTCGTCGGCCGAACACCATCCGCAGGGAGGGGCCCATTACGACGAGAGCGGCGTCCCGCGGACGTTCGGGACGAAACACATGACCCGGGAGGGGGCACTCGCCCTCGCTTCGGAACTCGGCGCCGACCGAACGCGGCTGGTCCACCTCGCTCACTACTACCCCGCCGAGGAGGCCTTCGCGGAGCCACTCGCCGTCGACGGCGAGCAGTACGACCTTTACCCCTCGGCGGCGGAGGAACGCACATGA
- a CDS encoding DUF5787 family protein, with product MSEYAFELALCAQLERTREWILGRQLGASVADPGARVVDVCGVVPGPEFDRRAAITSRTIPPRAVESDVGPGRAVDPTEAFDCSPGVAARVTDRAVDVGFFETEHRGSRRHVRATTRYPDWVGHLVGIENKPDLDRPGDLQWQLRRDVSLGLFDTVILATESYVTGAHLNRIPDAVGVWRFDPETDDLTVVREPTPIDTGAPGVEPLDERPLRTDVAVASTAAKARKRRAIAERAYGKGWRPDEFPGCAAMDPTDDGRPYCTAFDAVVDPGSDCGSSCPHFEAAEAPSVDTAALRDARTPWVADPAGVARRQAGLDRFT from the coding sequence GTGTCGGAGTACGCCTTCGAACTCGCGTTGTGCGCACAGCTGGAGCGAACCCGTGAGTGGATACTGGGTCGCCAGCTCGGGGCGTCGGTCGCCGACCCCGGCGCGCGCGTCGTCGACGTCTGCGGCGTCGTCCCCGGCCCCGAGTTCGACCGCCGGGCCGCCATCACGAGTCGGACCATCCCGCCCCGCGCCGTCGAGAGCGACGTGGGCCCCGGACGCGCCGTCGACCCCACCGAGGCCTTCGACTGCTCCCCCGGCGTCGCCGCCCGCGTCACCGACCGCGCCGTCGACGTGGGCTTCTTCGAGACGGAGCATCGAGGCAGTCGCCGGCACGTCCGCGCGACGACGCGCTACCCCGACTGGGTTGGCCACCTCGTCGGCATCGAGAACAAACCGGACCTCGACCGGCCGGGCGACCTCCAGTGGCAGTTGCGCCGCGACGTGTCGCTCGGCCTCTTCGACACCGTGATTCTCGCGACCGAGAGCTACGTGACCGGCGCGCACCTGAACCGCATCCCCGACGCGGTCGGCGTCTGGCGGTTCGACCCCGAGACGGACGACCTGACCGTCGTCCGGGAGCCGACGCCAATCGACACCGGAGCACCGGGCGTCGAACCTCTCGACGAGCGTCCGCTCCGGACGGACGTTGCCGTCGCTTCGACGGCCGCGAAGGCGCGCAAGCGACGCGCTATCGCCGAGCGAGCCTACGGCAAGGGATGGCGCCCCGACGAGTTTCCGGGGTGTGCGGCGATGGACCCGACCGATGATGGCCGCCCCTACTGCACCGCGTTCGACGCCGTGGTTGACCCCGGGAGCGACTGTGGGTCGTCGTGTCCGCACTTCGAGGCCGCCGAAGCGCCGAGTGTCGACACCGCGGCGCTGCGCGACGCGCGGACGCCGTGGGTCGCCGACCCGGCGGGCGTGGCGCGTCGGCAGGCAGGGCTGGACCGCTTCACCTAA
- a CDS encoding DUF5808 domain-containing protein, translated as MVDKPQSGSILGIPYNFERPSLGRLVSSHWKPGDGMVVEKPFGIGYSLNMANWRSWIVVIVAAVLLWQERGGESDTDIDDADDEPVEVIVDD; from the coding sequence ATGGTAGACAAGCCGCAATCCGGATCGATTCTCGGCATCCCCTACAACTTCGAGCGCCCGAGTCTCGGGCGTCTCGTCTCGTCGCACTGGAAGCCGGGCGACGGCATGGTCGTGGAGAAGCCCTTCGGCATCGGCTACTCGCTGAACATGGCCAACTGGCGGTCCTGGATCGTTGTCATCGTCGCCGCCGTCCTGCTCTGGCAGGAGCGCGGTGGCGAGAGCGACACCGACATCGACGACGCCGACGACGAGCCGGTGGAAGTGATCGTCGACGACTAG